A genomic segment from Bacteroidota bacterium encodes:
- a CDS encoding phosphoribosyl-AMP cyclohydrolase, with amino-acid sequence MNSIANPITMDEVTAVQQAWGEGIVAIGAAFTEDGDYRALAGDHVNKFYHFVDGATVLFKPTLAAEDQFRGNFEEALSYFVGTAGSEDKGFAIAPYTNVRWENEGTVISEDGSMAMAMGNYFFTGTDGNETKVEYSFGYAKDANGDLQIVLHHSSLPYAP; translated from the coding sequence ATGAACAGCATTGCCAATCCAATCACCATGGATGAAGTTACTGCTGTTCAGCAAGCCTGGGGTGAAGGGATTGTTGCGATTGGCGCAGCATTCACTGAAGATGGTGATTACCGCGCACTGGCTGGAGACCATGTAAATAAATTCTACCACTTTGTAGACGGCGCAACGGTCCTCTTCAAGCCGACGCTTGCTGCTGAAGACCAGTTTCGTGGTAATTTTGAAGAAGCACTGAGCTACTTTGTTGGCACAGCAGGTTCAGAAGATAAAGGCTTTGCCATCGCACCATATACCAATGTGCGTTGGGAAAACGAAGGGACCGTGATTTCCGAAGATGGCTCAATGGCAATGGCCATGGGCAACTACTTCTTTACCGGTACCGACGGCAACGAAACCAAAGTGGAGTATTCCTTCGGATACGCCAAAGACGCAAATGGTGATCTACAGATTGTACTGCACCACAGCTCACTGCCTTATGCTCCCTAG
- a CDS encoding DUF1080 domain-containing protein: MNPTLHRRLAVVYAIIFLAASSCTPGTEPKAEAEPTMEFMSIFNGENLDGWTLDQIDADTVIQAFSIEEGDLILDTPGTEDYVWLTYDKELTDFGLKLKFIAYQDAVGNCGIQFRDQYENNVYPRHGFDLASNVPQSTGFIWDFQEHWLPFAMQGYKAENFEPHLPEGWTYKWSTDPEPWNDFEVRVIGSRVQTWLNGKPIIDWDGGDKILPSGHIAIEVHKGQVFRFRFKDIELADLSV; the protein is encoded by the coding sequence ATGAATCCTACCCTACACCGCCGCCTTGCCGTCGTATATGCAATTATTTTTCTCGCTGCTTCTAGTTGTACGCCAGGAACTGAGCCGAAGGCAGAAGCTGAACCCACCATGGAGTTTATGTCCATCTTTAATGGGGAAAACTTGGATGGTTGGACCCTGGATCAAATCGATGCAGACACTGTCATTCAGGCTTTCAGCATCGAGGAGGGAGATTTGATTTTGGATACGCCTGGCACAGAAGATTATGTATGGCTGACATACGACAAGGAATTGACAGATTTTGGCCTCAAGCTAAAATTTATCGCCTACCAGGATGCTGTCGGCAATTGCGGTATTCAGTTCCGGGATCAGTACGAGAACAACGTATATCCCAGGCATGGATTCGACCTGGCTTCAAACGTTCCGCAATCCACCGGCTTCATCTGGGATTTCCAGGAGCACTGGCTTCCCTTTGCCATGCAAGGCTACAAGGCAGAAAACTTCGAACCTCACCTGCCTGAAGGGTGGACATACAAATGGAGTACGGACCCTGAGCCATGGAACGATTTCGAAGTACGTGTTATTGGCTCGCGCGTCCAGACCTGGTTGAACGGAAAGCCGATCATTGACTGGGATGGTGGAGATAAGATATTGCCATCAGGGCACATAGCGATAGAAGTACACAAGGGACAAGTGTTTCGATTCAGGTTCAAAGATATCGAACTGGCGGACTTGTCAGTGTAA
- a CDS encoding sulfatase — protein MKNYFAKCLIVLVSHVLLLSCSTPPAEPPNIVFFLVDDLGWRDVGSFGSTFYETPNIDRLTAEGVKFTQAYAASHVCSPTRASIMTGKYPARLHLTDWLQGRQSYAFEQLRKPEYLPHLPLEEITLAEAFKQHGYQTGHIGKWHLGEDPYGPLEQGFDMQVPDWNKGWPKAGYYAPFELDGLDDEPGQYLTDRLTDVAVAYIESNKDQPFFLHMSHFAVHDPIHGRPDLVEKYRQKMAQQDMPEGPDFILEGNPDDANPLSRAELAELIEQPSHEGHKVLPQRTFKIKQHQDNIHFAAMVESMDESLGRIMDTLEAQGLSDNTIIVFFSDNGGMSGANVGWATRVVESDKLDLAYATSNLPLRGAKGWLYEGGVRVPMVVKWPAGAKAGSESETLVMSTDFYPSLLELAGLPQMPVQAVDGVSFVPSLKGETVDRDPIYWHFPQYSNHGMQSPGGGVRSGDYKLLEYYENNTVQLFNLREDIGEQNNLALAEPEKAAELLSLLHDWRADVQAQMPVPNPDYDSGSYPHLNN, from the coding sequence ATGAAAAATTACTTCGCAAAGTGCTTGATCGTGCTCGTTTCGCATGTGCTGCTTTTGTCCTGCTCAACGCCGCCAGCCGAACCGCCCAACATTGTATTTTTCCTGGTAGATGATCTGGGGTGGCGAGATGTGGGCAGTTTTGGAAGTACTTTTTATGAGACGCCAAACATAGATCGGCTCACAGCTGAGGGTGTTAAGTTTACGCAGGCTTATGCGGCTTCCCATGTATGTTCTCCGACCCGTGCCAGCATTATGACAGGCAAGTATCCCGCCCGTCTGCATCTTACGGACTGGCTTCAAGGCCGGCAAAGTTATGCCTTTGAGCAGCTGAGAAAACCCGAATACCTTCCGCATCTACCGCTAGAAGAAATAACGCTGGCTGAAGCCTTTAAACAGCATGGCTATCAAACCGGACACATCGGCAAATGGCACCTGGGCGAAGATCCTTACGGTCCATTGGAGCAGGGGTTTGACATGCAGGTGCCTGACTGGAATAAAGGATGGCCCAAAGCCGGCTATTATGCACCCTTCGAGTTAGATGGACTTGACGACGAACCTGGTCAGTATCTTACCGATCGACTCACAGATGTTGCTGTTGCGTATATCGAATCGAACAAAGACCAGCCGTTTTTCCTGCACATGTCACATTTTGCCGTACACGATCCTATCCATGGCCGGCCTGATCTGGTAGAAAAGTACCGGCAAAAAATGGCGCAACAGGATATGCCCGAGGGGCCGGACTTCATTCTGGAAGGCAATCCAGACGATGCAAATCCGCTGTCAAGAGCGGAGCTAGCTGAGCTCATCGAGCAACCGTCCCATGAAGGGCACAAAGTGCTACCGCAGCGTACATTCAAAATCAAGCAGCACCAGGATAACATCCATTTTGCTGCCATGGTTGAATCGATGGATGAAAGCCTGGGGCGGATCATGGACACACTCGAAGCACAGGGTTTATCCGATAATACGATCATTGTTTTCTTTTCAGACAACGGTGGGATGTCTGGCGCCAACGTGGGCTGGGCAACCCGTGTTGTGGAATCTGACAAGCTCGACCTCGCTTACGCCACATCAAACTTGCCCCTGCGTGGTGCAAAAGGATGGCTCTACGAAGGGGGCGTTCGTGTACCCATGGTTGTGAAGTGGCCTGCCGGCGCAAAGGCCGGGTCTGAAAGCGAAACCCTCGTGATGAGTACGGATTTTTATCCTTCTTTATTGGAGTTGGCTGGTTTGCCGCAGATGCCCGTTCAGGCAGTAGACGGTGTCAGCTTTGTACCCTCGCTCAAGGGAGAAACTGTTGACAGAGATCCTATTTACTGGCATTTCCCTCAGTATAGTAACCACGGCATGCAAAGCCCAGGCGGTGGCGTAAGATCAGGGGATTACAAGTTGTTGGAATACTACGAGAACAACACGGTTCAACTGTTTAACCTGCGCGAGGATATCGGTGAACAAAATAACCTGGCTTTGGCCGAGCCTGAAAAAGCTGCAGAATTATTGTCACTGCTTCATGACTGGCGAGCAGACGTACAGGCCCAGATGCCTGTGCCAAATCCAGATTACGACTCGGGCAGCTATCCTCACCTGAACAACTAG